From the Priestia koreensis genome, one window contains:
- a CDS encoding HAMP domain-containing sensor histidine kinase encodes MFTKKNEKITLLKYWTTRYLATLCIGLLVIGILSVLWIRHSTLQHRLDIAKFLAEETADRFVSNIGGEPTPREKGGKILRDHDKTLGLEKPFIYIVNNDGDILSSSIPMRDDDRMSFRFPSSILQSKKEIQKVNASNDEIFYAVKAPIKSNNVQLGSVILLMAEKDLVKVNEEYRLLGIMLVSLALLGWLAIYLLTRRLSRPIQDVARAAKQVQEGNYDIQLHHEVKEKEVHELVSSFKEMTSRLETLESLRAELLAGVTHELKTPVTSISGLLQAVKDDIVEGEEAKEFLAISLKEVGRMQKMVADLLEFNSFSANALPVTLELHDVNSVVKEIVYQWQVTQEDEEIKIDLHLQDQSQQVMVDTTRLQQVFINLLNNAKQAMEEEKRIDITIHPLVQGEIAIDVRDRGVGIPEAEQAYVFERFFRGEGKKFKVRGLGLGLAFSKMIAKAMNGDLFLKETSSKGTTFTIIISAVNETK; translated from the coding sequence GTGTTCACGAAAAAAAATGAGAAAATAACGCTCTTAAAATATTGGACCACAAGGTATTTGGCGACTCTTTGTATTGGACTATTGGTTATTGGTATTTTATCTGTTTTATGGATTCGTCACAGTACATTGCAACACCGGCTCGATATTGCTAAGTTCTTGGCGGAGGAAACGGCTGATCGATTCGTAAGTAATATAGGTGGGGAACCGACACCTAGGGAAAAAGGCGGGAAAATTTTACGAGATCATGATAAAACGCTAGGTCTTGAAAAACCGTTTATTTATATTGTGAATAACGATGGAGATATTTTATCATCAAGTATACCAATGCGAGACGATGATCGAATGAGTTTCCGTTTTCCATCTTCTATCTTACAAAGTAAAAAAGAGATTCAAAAAGTAAATGCTTCAAATGATGAAATTTTTTATGCGGTAAAAGCACCGATTAAATCAAATAATGTTCAGCTTGGATCTGTTATTTTATTAATGGCGGAAAAAGATTTAGTAAAGGTGAACGAGGAATATCGCCTGCTTGGTATTATGCTCGTGAGCTTAGCCCTCTTAGGATGGCTGGCGATTTATTTATTAACGCGCCGACTTTCACGACCAATTCAAGATGTGGCGAGGGCGGCAAAGCAAGTTCAAGAAGGTAACTATGATATTCAGCTTCATCATGAAGTAAAGGAAAAAGAAGTGCATGAACTCGTATCATCTTTTAAAGAAATGACGAGCCGATTAGAAACGCTAGAGTCATTGCGAGCAGAGCTACTAGCTGGAGTTACCCATGAGCTTAAAACTCCCGTTACATCTATTAGTGGCCTTCTACAGGCGGTAAAGGACGATATTGTCGAAGGAGAAGAGGCAAAAGAGTTTTTAGCAATTTCGTTAAAAGAAGTAGGACGAATGCAAAAGATGGTCGCTGACTTATTGGAGTTCAATTCTTTTTCTGCAAATGCCCTTCCTGTTACGTTAGAGCTTCATGATGTAAACAGTGTCGTGAAAGAGATTGTATATCAATGGCAGGTGACACAGGAAGATGAGGAGATTAAAATCGATCTTCATTTACAAGATCAAAGTCAACAAGTCATGGTGGATACAACAAGACTTCAGCAAGTATTTATTAATTTACTAAACAACGCGAAGCAAGCGATGGAAGAGGAAAAGAGAATTGATATTACGATTCACCCACTCGTTCAAGGAGAAATTGCCATTGATGTCAGGGATCGTGGAGTTGGAATTCCTGAAGCAGAACAAGCATATGTGTTTGAACGATTTTTCCGAGGGGAAGGAAAGAAATTTAAGGTAAGGGGTCTCGGCTTAGGGTTGGCTTTTAGCAAAATGATTGCGAAGGCAATGAACGGCGATTTATTTTTAAAGGAAACGTCATCTAAGGGGACGACATTTACCATCATCATTTCAGCTGTCAATGAAACAAAGTAA
- a CDS encoding PepSY-associated TM helix domain-containing protein: MKKTRKAHLWIGLITSVFLLMEAITGLVLSEPWLVGQQGHGEGEGHRSAMMGSSFADGGSTAPAASTGESSFQKPNFKEGGPVASLYGTIRGLHEGKLGGANIKWVIDIAALSMIFLTVSGIYLSLKILLAQRKVKRRKLQAALE; this comes from the coding sequence ATGAAGAAAACGCGTAAAGCGCATTTATGGATTGGATTAATTACGTCTGTCTTTTTATTAATGGAAGCTATCACAGGGCTTGTTCTCTCAGAGCCTTGGCTTGTTGGACAACAAGGGCACGGAGAGGGAGAAGGACATCGATCAGCAATGATGGGATCAAGTTTTGCAGACGGAGGGAGCACGGCTCCTGCTGCGTCAACAGGGGAAAGTTCATTTCAAAAACCAAACTTTAAAGAAGGAGGGCCTGTAGCTTCATTGTATGGAACGATTCGTGGTCTTCATGAAGGAAAGTTAGGTGGAGCAAATATTAAATGGGTTATTGATATAGCAGCGCTAAGTATGATCTTCCTAACAGTTTCAGGCATCTATTTGTCTCTTAAAATTCTATTGGCACAGCGAAAGGTCAAACGCCGCAAGCTTCAAGCCGCTTTAGAATAA